A single Flavobacterium sp. 1 DNA region contains:
- a CDS encoding RagB/SusD family nutrient uptake outer membrane protein: MKNIIKRSSVVAMTLMLLVSSSCSQDFIDVPAQGTPTLTNYYDSDIKLDNAANGLYGLVWFNMNKAGYYGITDVISGNMYAGPYNDFGKFTDLSFTNTASYISDSWRSCYGAIANSNAFINGLPTGVGPDVSKEALNNALGEAHFIRAFSYFFLVRLWGNVPIIENTADYSANFVIPSNPVADVYKFIENDLKFAAANLRTKVRGSNYSANAHVSSGSAKAFLAKVYLYEKKYDLAKAMALDVINSGEFKLLGGDELPTKSFADLFLQMNNNNEESIFAWQWTGTATYFDGNFSNTLFAPENRLVETSYSGQIAPSQDLIKNGFEDGDRRRKETFMLPGDYYPNLTYAATLAVDSPLILGYTFKIENEAQLSGAGLKKYVIGKENLPVTGKFNKPFNGESSMNTYQMRYAELLLIHAEAVIGSQTGSTTDALALKSYNAVRKRAGLSTKSSITFDDVFRERRAELACEGDYYFDLGRLPFAKAKAILEAQDRGDKNTPKHITITATSLLLPYPADDLIKNPKLTEVAPYTFK; the protein is encoded by the coding sequence ATGAAAAATATAATAAAAAGAAGCAGTGTTGTTGCTATGACATTGATGTTGTTGGTTTCATCTTCTTGTTCTCAGGATTTTATAGATGTGCCAGCACAGGGAACACCTACTTTAACTAACTATTATGACTCAGATATAAAACTGGATAATGCCGCTAATGGATTATATGGTTTGGTGTGGTTTAATATGAACAAAGCTGGTTATTATGGTATTACCGATGTGATTTCGGGTAATATGTATGCTGGTCCTTATAATGATTTTGGAAAATTCACCGATTTGAGTTTTACCAATACTGCATCATATATCTCTGACTCATGGAGATCATGTTATGGCGCCATTGCAAATTCTAATGCTTTTATTAATGGTTTACCTACAGGTGTTGGTCCAGATGTTAGTAAAGAAGCATTAAATAATGCATTAGGAGAAGCGCATTTTATCAGAGCCTTTTCTTATTTTTTCTTAGTGAGATTATGGGGTAATGTGCCTATTATTGAAAACACTGCTGATTATTCTGCGAATTTTGTTATTCCTAGTAATCCAGTTGCAGATGTTTATAAATTTATAGAGAATGATTTAAAATTTGCAGCTGCTAATTTAAGGACTAAAGTTAGAGGTTCTAATTATAGTGCCAATGCGCATGTATCAAGCGGATCTGCTAAGGCTTTTTTAGCAAAAGTATATTTATATGAAAAAAAATATGACCTTGCTAAAGCTATGGCTTTGGATGTGATTAATAGCGGAGAGTTTAAATTATTAGGCGGGGATGAATTGCCTACAAAATCTTTTGCTGATTTATTTTTGCAAATGAACAATAATAATGAAGAGTCAATCTTTGCATGGCAATGGACTGGAACCGCAACTTATTTTGATGGTAACTTCTCAAATACATTGTTCGCTCCGGAAAATAGATTGGTTGAGACTTCTTACTCTGGTCAGATTGCACCATCTCAGGATTTAATTAAGAACGGTTTTGAGGATGGAGACAGAAGAAGAAAAGAGACGTTTATGCTTCCTGGAGATTATTATCCAAATTTAACTTATGCGGCAACACTTGCTGTAGATTCTCCATTGATTTTGGGTTACACATTTAAAATAGAAAATGAAGCTCAATTATCAGGTGCTGGATTAAAGAAATACGTAATTGGAAAAGAAAATTTACCTGTTACGGGGAAGTTTAACAAACCTTTTAATGGGGAAAGCAGCATGAACACTTATCAGATGCGTTATGCAGAGTTATTATTGATTCATGCAGAAGCTGTTATAGGTTCGCAAACAGGTAGTACTACTGATGCATTGGCTCTTAAATCGTATAATGCAGTTCGTAAAAGAGCTGGTTTGTCAACAAAGTCATCAATTACTTTTGATGATGTATTTAGAGAAAGACGTGCTGAATTAGCTTGTGAAGGAGATTACTATTTTGATCTAGGACGTTTGCCTTTTGCTAAAGCTAAAGCAATATTAGAAGCACAAGACAGAGGGGATAAAAACACTCCAAAACATATAACGATCACTGCTACAAGTCTTTTATTGCCTTACCCGGCAGATGATTTGATTAAAAATCCAAAATTGACAGAAGTAGCTCCATATACTTTTAAATAA
- a CDS encoding IPT/TIG domain-containing protein: MKNIKIVTLTACIALMLSLMLFSSCSDDTNTTDSAGPPVVESVMPSGYAKDGTVLPLTPVTKGDPKSYYIIHGKGLLTTQKVYFNDFDTYFRPTLVTDTDIVILIDENTPYANASNKLKVVTDFGTVLYDFVTAPPPPTFNWFNSINAAEGDVVTVDGKYFLNPVVTVGTQQATVVSSTLTEIKFKMPANSADKLVTVSNITGTATSALAVGAALYDDAIQGDAGHWTWSGNEFNTNYTVDKAQGNASLKIVFGGWDGADLKFNSRDVSKYKAFRVKIKSVSANPDAKLTFVFGGWAYTVQKSINTSWTTIEIPFSAIGNPTTFDQLTFQESGNFGGNTILMDEMGFVLK; the protein is encoded by the coding sequence ATGAAAAATATAAAAATTGTTACGTTAACAGCATGTATTGCATTGATGTTATCTTTAATGCTTTTTAGTTCATGCTCAGATGATACTAATACTACAGATAGTGCTGGACCTCCAGTTGTAGAATCAGTAATGCCATCAGGTTATGCTAAAGATGGCACTGTTTTGCCATTAACTCCAGTTACTAAGGGCGATCCTAAAAGTTATTACATTATTCATGGAAAAGGATTGCTTACAACACAGAAAGTCTACTTCAATGATTTTGACACTTATTTCCGTCCAACTTTGGTAACTGATACCGATATAGTTATATTAATTGATGAAAATACGCCTTATGCTAATGCTTCTAATAAATTAAAAGTAGTTACCGATTTTGGCACAGTTCTTTATGACTTTGTTACTGCACCGCCACCTCCAACTTTTAATTGGTTCAATTCAATAAATGCAGCAGAAGGGGATGTAGTAACAGTCGATGGAAAGTATTTTTTAAATCCTGTTGTAACAGTTGGAACACAGCAAGCTACTGTTGTTTCTTCTACATTGACAGAGATTAAATTTAAGATGCCAGCTAATTCTGCTGATAAATTAGTGACTGTTTCTAACATTACAGGTACTGCAACTTCTGCTCTGGCAGTTGGTGCTGCGCTTTATGACGATGCAATACAAGGTGACGCAGGACATTGGACTTGGAGTGGTAATGAGTTTAATACAAATTATACTGTAGATAAAGCGCAAGGCAATGCATCTTTAAAAATCGTTTTTGGAGGTTGGGATGGTGCTGATTTGAAGTTTAATTCTAGAGATGTTTCAAAATATAAAGCATTTAGAGTTAAAATTAAAAGTGTCTCTGCAAATCCAGATGCTAAATTGACTTTTGTTTTTGGAGGATGGGCTTATACAGTACAAAAATCAATAAATACATCATGGACTACTATTGAAATTCCATTTTCAGCTATTGGAAACCCTACAACTTTTGATCAATTGACATTTCAAGAATCCGGTAATTTTGGAGGTAATACCATATTAATGGATGAGATGGGATTTGTATTAAAATAA
- the galA gene encoding beta-galactosidase GalA, whose amino-acid sequence MKNFKTSLFLVLISFSFSVFSQSASNNSPREHISLDKDWKFAFGHPSDTKKDFNTGTAYFSYLAKAGFGDGAANASFDDRSWRKLDLPHDWAVEQGFSNEASFSHGFKAIGRNFPDKSIGWYRKKITIPASDLGRRIHIAFDGVFRNSIVWVNGHYLGNQDSGYLGFEYDITDYINYGGENTIAVRADATMEEGWFYEGAGIYRHVWLNKTNELCIPDNGTFVKTKTKDSTNEISALVTLTNEGKSQKMFKINQTILDATGKTVSEKTINSCSLNPRETKDFSTDLTVQNATLWSLENPYLYKMITSVYEGDKLVDTFQTTFGIRTIRFDANEGFFLNEKHVKIKGTNNHQDHAGVGAAMPDALQDFRIKTLKSFGSNAYRCSHNPPTPELLDACDRLGMLVIDENRLMGSTQMQLEDVKKMIERDRNHPSIISWSIGNEEWGIENDIVGARIASSMQSYVKTIDSSRPATAAFSGGIGSNGITTVMDLLGINYIVNKNTDEQHKLFPEQSIWGTEEGSTNATRGEYYRDNQKHIMPAYDKAPSSSFISIEKGWKHYNSRPYLSGMFIWTGFDYRGEPTPFEYPSTGSYFGMVDQCGFYKDTAWYLKAWWQNEPVLHLLPHWNWAGKENQNIEVWAYSNCDEVELFLNKKSLGKKTMEKDGHLEWNVNYTPGTLEAIGYKNGKKIITDVVKTTGVAAVLNLASDKNNIEAAKNDIAMITVSAKDKSGFSVPIADNEVTFSITGPGKIIGVGNGNPTSLEPDQYLETNTVLNIENLKEKIVADFNVSEETQENIATQSWQKAFTDDRDTIFGKKVKAVVYRTEFELPANYNETAISLFYNSLGKKQSIFINGNKISNEIPENKKGDSFVLDKKILHSGKNTIAVIAQPLLKKYKWDVVNQNAGTIQIITKAENYRRKLFNGLAQVIIQTTGETGKITLTATNNGLKNAEIKINAVK is encoded by the coding sequence ATGAAAAATTTTAAAACATCACTTTTTTTAGTACTGATTTCTTTTAGCTTTTCTGTTTTTTCACAATCAGCTTCAAATAATTCTCCTAGAGAACATATTTCGTTAGACAAAGATTGGAAATTTGCTTTTGGTCATCCATCAGATACCAAGAAAGATTTTAATACTGGAACAGCTTATTTCTCTTATTTAGCGAAAGCAGGTTTTGGTGATGGCGCTGCTAATGCTTCTTTTGATGATCGCTCTTGGCGAAAGTTAGATCTTCCTCATGATTGGGCGGTAGAACAAGGGTTTAGTAACGAGGCTAGTTTTAGTCATGGATTCAAAGCCATCGGCCGAAATTTTCCAGACAAAAGCATCGGCTGGTACCGAAAAAAAATAACGATACCTGCAAGTGATTTGGGAAGACGAATTCATATCGCATTCGATGGCGTTTTCCGCAATTCCATTGTTTGGGTAAACGGACATTATTTAGGAAATCAAGACAGCGGTTATTTGGGTTTTGAATATGATATCACCGATTATATCAATTATGGTGGCGAAAATACAATTGCTGTTCGAGCAGATGCAACCATGGAAGAAGGCTGGTTTTATGAAGGAGCAGGAATTTATCGTCATGTTTGGCTTAATAAAACCAATGAGCTTTGTATTCCGGATAACGGCACTTTTGTAAAAACAAAAACAAAAGATAGTACCAATGAAATTAGTGCACTAGTTACACTTACAAACGAAGGGAAGTCTCAGAAAATGTTCAAAATAAACCAAACTATTTTGGATGCTACAGGAAAAACTGTTTCCGAAAAAACAATAAATTCCTGTAGTTTAAATCCAAGAGAGACTAAAGACTTTTCAACAGATTTAACAGTGCAGAATGCGACACTTTGGTCGCTTGAAAATCCCTATTTGTATAAAATGATTACTTCGGTTTATGAAGGAGATAAATTAGTGGATACTTTTCAAACTACTTTCGGAATCCGAACTATCCGTTTTGACGCGAATGAAGGCTTTTTTCTTAACGAAAAACATGTCAAAATAAAAGGAACAAACAATCATCAGGATCATGCAGGAGTAGGAGCAGCTATGCCGGATGCGCTGCAGGATTTCAGAATTAAAACCTTAAAATCCTTTGGAAGCAATGCCTATCGTTGTTCTCATAATCCGCCAACACCCGAGTTATTGGATGCTTGTGACCGCTTAGGGATGCTTGTAATTGACGAGAATAGGTTGATGGGAAGCACGCAAATGCAGCTTGAAGATGTCAAAAAAATGATCGAACGCGATAGAAACCACCCTTCAATTATAAGTTGGAGCATCGGAAACGAAGAATGGGGAATTGAAAATGATATTGTAGGCGCTAGAATTGCGAGTTCCATGCAGTCTTATGTAAAAACTATAGATTCTTCCAGACCAGCAACAGCTGCTTTTAGTGGTGGGATTGGCAGTAACGGAATCACAACAGTTATGGATCTGTTGGGAATCAATTATATCGTGAATAAAAACACTGATGAACAGCATAAATTATTTCCCGAGCAGTCCATTTGGGGAACAGAGGAAGGAAGTACCAATGCCACTCGGGGCGAATATTACCGTGACAATCAAAAACACATCATGCCGGCCTATGATAAAGCGCCGAGCTCTAGTTTTATTAGTATAGAAAAAGGCTGGAAACACTATAATTCCCGCCCGTATTTGTCAGGAATGTTCATTTGGACAGGATTTGATTATCGCGGGGAGCCAACTCCTTTCGAATATCCTTCCACAGGTTCTTATTTCGGAATGGTAGATCAATGCGGATTTTATAAAGACACCGCCTGGTACTTGAAAGCGTGGTGGCAAAACGAACCTGTTCTGCATCTTTTGCCTCATTGGAACTGGGCTGGAAAGGAAAATCAAAATATCGAAGTTTGGGCGTACAGCAATTGTGACGAAGTAGAGCTTTTTTTAAACAAGAAAAGTTTAGGCAAAAAAACAATGGAAAAAGACGGGCATCTCGAATGGAATGTCAATTATACTCCTGGAACGCTTGAGGCAATCGGGTACAAAAACGGTAAGAAAATCATAACCGATGTCGTAAAAACTACAGGTGTAGCTGCCGTTTTAAATTTGGCATCCGATAAAAATAACATAGAAGCGGCAAAAAATGATATCGCTATGATTACAGTCAGCGCCAAGGACAAATCGGGATTTTCTGTGCCAATTGCTGATAATGAAGTAACCTTTTCAATCACAGGTCCAGGGAAAATTATCGGTGTTGGAAATGGAAATCCAACTTCACTTGAACCAGATCAATATTTAGAGACAAATACTGTTTTGAATATTGAAAATCTAAAAGAAAAAATAGTAGCCGATTTCAATGTTTCAGAAGAAACTCAAGAAAATATTGCTACCCAATCTTGGCAAAAAGCTTTCACAGACGACAGAGATACCATTTTTGGCAAAAAAGTAAAAGCAGTCGTTTATAGAACCGAGTTCGAATTGCCGGCGAATTATAACGAAACAGCAATCAGCTTGTTCTACAATAGTCTTGGGAAAAAGCAGTCTATTTTTATCAACGGTAATAAAATCAGCAATGAAATTCCCGAAAACAAAAAAGGTGATTCATTTGTGCTGGACAAAAAAATACTGCATTCAGGCAAAAATACCATTGCAGTGATTGCCCAGCCTTTATTGAAAAAATACAAATGGGATGTGGTCAATCAAAACGCGGGAACGATTCAGATTATTACCAAAGCAGAAAATTACAGGCGCAAATTATTTAATGGTCTAGCTCAGGTAATCATTCAAACTACTGGCGAAACAGGCAAAATTACATTGACAGCAACCAACAACGGACTCAAAAATGCCGAAATAAAAATAAATGCAGTAAAATAA
- a CDS encoding glycoside hydrolase family 27 protein — translation MKKLLLSLFLSSIAFQGFSQGNVYKQGTGKFEGLAMTPPMGWNSWNTFETNIDEKLVKETADIMVSTGMAVAGYNYIVLDDGWMTKERDANGNLVPDPIKFPSGMKALIEYVHSKGLKFGLYNCAGTHTCAGYPGTRGYEYQDARFYANLGIDFLKYDWCNTAGINAPEAYATMSNALKTAGRPIVFSLCEWGDNKPWDWGKPIGNLWRISGDIYPCFDCEFHHEEGNWSSWGFMKIAEMRKDIRKFSGPDHWNDFDMMEVGDGMTNTEDKTHFAMWCMMASPLIAGNDFRKMSKETLAILTNKELIAVNQDKLGIQGFKFSAEDGLEVWVKPLSDGNWAVTFLNRTDILKKINYDWKKSPIKDADFGFEADFNKAVFKIKDLWKNKEAGTTKKNFTADIASHDVITLRLIP, via the coding sequence ATGAAAAAATTACTTCTCAGCTTATTTTTAAGCAGTATAGCATTTCAAGGTTTCTCACAGGGAAATGTTTACAAGCAAGGAACAGGAAAATTTGAAGGCTTAGCCATGACACCGCCAATGGGCTGGAATTCTTGGAACACTTTTGAAACCAACATCGACGAAAAACTCGTAAAAGAAACCGCCGATATTATGGTTTCTACCGGAATGGCAGTCGCAGGATACAATTATATTGTACTCGATGATGGCTGGATGACAAAAGAGCGTGATGCTAATGGAAATCTAGTTCCTGATCCAATAAAATTCCCAAGCGGAATGAAAGCTTTAATCGAATATGTGCATTCCAAAGGACTAAAGTTTGGTTTGTACAATTGTGCAGGAACGCACACTTGCGCCGGTTATCCTGGCACAAGAGGTTATGAATACCAAGATGCTCGTTTTTATGCCAATTTAGGAATTGATTTCTTAAAATACGATTGGTGCAACACAGCAGGAATCAATGCTCCCGAAGCGTATGCAACGATGAGTAATGCGCTTAAAACGGCTGGAAGACCTATCGTTTTCAGTCTTTGTGAATGGGGAGATAACAAACCATGGGATTGGGGAAAACCTATTGGAAACCTTTGGAGAATTTCGGGAGATATTTATCCATGTTTTGATTGCGAGTTTCATCATGAAGAAGGAAATTGGTCGTCATGGGGATTCATGAAAATTGCTGAAATGCGCAAAGACATACGTAAATTTTCAGGCCCAGACCATTGGAATGATTTTGATATGATGGAAGTGGGTGACGGAATGACTAATACTGAGGACAAAACCCATTTTGCGATGTGGTGTATGATGGCTTCTCCTTTAATTGCCGGAAATGATTTCAGAAAAATGTCTAAAGAAACATTGGCGATTCTAACCAATAAAGAACTAATTGCCGTAAATCAGGATAAATTAGGAATTCAAGGATTCAAATTTTCTGCCGAAGACGGACTGGAAGTTTGGGTAAAACCATTATCCGACGGAAATTGGGCTGTCACCTTTTTGAATAGAACAGACATTCTTAAAAAAATCAATTACGATTGGAAAAAGAGTCCAATCAAAGATGCAGATTTTGGCTTTGAAGCTGATTTTAATAAAGCAGTATTCAAAATCAAAGACCTTTGGAAAAACAAAGAAGCAGGAACTACCAAAAAGAATTTCACTGCCGATATTGCTTCTCACGATGTAATTACACTAAGATTAATTCCTTAA
- a CDS encoding glycoside hydrolase family 5 protein has protein sequence MDFKSKIILLLLALSCSMANAQFVKKHGQLSVKGTQLVDKNQNPIVLRGVSLGWHSIWPRFYNEKTVAWLKKDFDCTIVRAAMGIEIGAHPYMKESQFSKEKIESVIKGAIKSDIYVIIDWHSHNINLKEAKEYFDEISKKYGKYPNVIYEVFNEPDYETWPEVKAYAEEVIKVIRANDPDNIILVGCPKWDQDVHLPAQDPIKGYDNLMYTMHFYAATHQKELRDRTDEAIKSGLPIFISESAGMEASGDGPMNYTAWQEYIDWMEEKKLSWIVWSVSDKVETCSMLKKTANSEGNWMNEDLNESGLKTKELLRKYNSKN, from the coding sequence ATGGACTTTAAATCTAAAATTATTCTGCTTTTGCTGGCATTAAGCTGTAGCATGGCAAACGCACAATTCGTCAAAAAGCACGGACAGCTTAGCGTAAAAGGAACTCAATTGGTCGATAAAAACCAAAACCCAATTGTTTTGAGAGGAGTAAGTCTTGGCTGGCATAGCATCTGGCCAAGATTTTATAATGAAAAAACAGTGGCTTGGCTGAAAAAAGATTTTGATTGTACTATTGTTCGTGCGGCAATGGGTATCGAAATTGGAGCACATCCTTATATGAAGGAATCCCAATTTTCCAAAGAAAAAATAGAATCTGTTATTAAAGGAGCAATCAAATCCGATATTTATGTTATAATAGATTGGCACAGCCATAATATTAATTTGAAAGAAGCCAAAGAATATTTTGATGAAATCTCCAAGAAATACGGGAAGTATCCAAATGTAATCTACGAGGTTTTTAATGAACCGGACTACGAAACTTGGCCAGAAGTAAAGGCGTATGCCGAAGAAGTAATTAAAGTCATTAGAGCAAATGATCCTGATAATATTATCTTGGTGGGATGTCCAAAATGGGATCAAGATGTTCATCTGCCCGCTCAGGATCCTATAAAAGGTTATGATAATTTAATGTACACCATGCATTTTTATGCTGCTACGCATCAAAAAGAACTTAGGGATAGAACTGATGAAGCTATTAAAAGCGGCTTACCAATTTTTATCTCTGAATCTGCAGGAATGGAAGCTTCAGGAGATGGTCCTATGAATTATACTGCATGGCAGGAATATATCGACTGGATGGAGGAAAAAAAACTGAGCTGGATAGTCTGGTCTGTTTCTGATAAGGTTGAAACTTGTTCCATGTTAAAAAAAACAGCCAATTCCGAAGGCAATTGGATGAATGAAGACCTTAATGAATCAGGTTTAAAAACAAAGGAATTACTACGAAAATACAATAGTAAGAATTAG
- a CDS encoding ATP-binding protein, which translates to MKLTLKLTTYFKLVLLIISICSLFILLFLSLYLYTVQQENDVFKANSNHYKTEINRLFDFNSKTQIVTINDLTYWDALVNFTKSKDTLWFKKYIKNEFPTYEVDYISVYGLDKKFITSVAKPYFKSKDFIAGQAMKNLYKTKFSRFYMRVPEGVIEVLGGTIHGSNDPRKIKTKPAGYMFMARLLDKAYFKNLEDICSSDVRLLNNVITDKIGDKKVTSLIKLKDYNNNEIGQLLFERSSYLNFERTKELLLIIVITTLVGLIAAVYYSRKWVYRPLRLVTNILETDREISISLLKREPGEFGHIGKLFEDHRKNRSQLEKSKEKAEESDKLKSTFLANLSHEIRTPMNAIIGFSDLLLNESLSEDLKMKYLKIINSSGKSLVSIIEDLIEMSKIDAKLIMPNYKGLDIEKCIKELYNTLKVTVPEDKNIDFYISESTDKLENNILTDEIKLKQIIVNLLTNAIKFTDNGHVAFGYSIDKEEQLIEFRVEDTGIGISKNDLKVVFDRFRRVEDDYSMSLSGLGLGLSISKAYVEMLGGEINVESVYGGGSVFKFTIPLIYEEYIVENNAVNEESLNKNADAKIILVAEDDNINFLLLKTILELKGHTVLRARNGQEVVDISRSNSAIDLIFMDIKMPVLDGYEAFEMIKKDNPDLIVIAQTAHSSSEVKERIMKAGFSGYITKPLDKEKIYEIIIKVFQNNVTG; encoded by the coding sequence ATGAAATTAACATTAAAATTAACGACTTATTTTAAATTGGTACTTTTAATCATTAGTATTTGTTCGCTCTTTATATTATTGTTTCTTTCTCTTTATTTATATACAGTACAGCAGGAAAATGATGTTTTCAAAGCTAATTCTAACCATTATAAAACGGAGATTAACCGATTATTTGATTTTAATTCGAAAACGCAGATAGTTACTATTAATGATCTTACCTATTGGGATGCTTTAGTCAATTTTACAAAATCTAAAGATACACTTTGGTTTAAAAAATATATTAAAAATGAATTTCCTACTTATGAAGTAGATTATATTTCAGTTTATGGTTTAGATAAAAAGTTTATTACAAGTGTAGCAAAGCCTTATTTTAAATCCAAAGACTTTATAGCAGGACAGGCTATGAAAAATTTATATAAAACCAAGTTTTCCAGGTTTTATATGAGAGTTCCTGAGGGGGTAATCGAAGTGCTGGGCGGGACAATTCATGGTTCAAACGATCCTAGAAAAATAAAAACAAAACCAGCTGGATATATGTTCATGGCTCGGTTATTGGATAAGGCTTATTTTAAAAATTTAGAAGACATCTGCAGTTCTGATGTTCGGCTTTTAAATAATGTAATTACCGATAAGATTGGAGATAAAAAAGTAACGTCATTAATAAAACTCAAAGATTACAATAATAATGAAATCGGGCAATTATTGTTTGAGAGATCTTCTTATCTTAATTTTGAAAGAACCAAAGAGTTATTACTTATCATTGTTATTACTACGTTGGTAGGGCTAATAGCGGCAGTTTATTATTCCAGAAAATGGGTTTACAGGCCATTGCGTTTGGTAACTAATATCTTAGAAACCGACCGGGAGATTTCAATTAGTCTGTTAAAAAGAGAGCCTGGCGAATTTGGGCATATCGGAAAATTATTTGAAGATCACAGAAAGAATAGGTCTCAATTGGAAAAATCCAAAGAAAAAGCAGAAGAAAGCGATAAGCTAAAATCTACTTTTCTGGCCAATTTATCTCACGAAATCAGAACGCCAATGAACGCTATTATTGGGTTTTCGGATTTGCTTTTAAATGAAAGCTTAAGTGAAGATCTAAAAATGAAGTATTTAAAAATAATCAACAGCAGCGGCAAAAGTTTAGTTTCTATTATTGAAGATTTAATTGAAATGTCAAAAATTGATGCCAAACTTATAATGCCCAATTATAAAGGACTGGATATTGAAAAATGCATTAAGGAGCTGTATAATACGCTTAAGGTGACGGTACCTGAAGACAAAAACATTGATTTTTATATTAGTGAAAGTACCGATAAATTAGAGAATAACATTTTAACTGATGAAATAAAGCTGAAGCAGATAATTGTTAATCTGCTTACAAATGCAATAAAATTTACAGATAATGGTCATGTTGCGTTTGGTTATTCAATAGATAAAGAAGAGCAGTTAATAGAATTCAGAGTAGAAGATACTGGTATCGGAATCAGTAAAAATGACTTGAAAGTTGTTTTTGACCGTTTCCGAAGAGTCGAAGATGATTATTCAATGTCACTTAGCGGCTTGGGATTGGGCTTGTCTATTTCCAAGGCTTATGTAGAAATGCTTGGCGGAGAAATTAATGTTGAATCGGTTTATGGAGGCGGATCTGTTTTTAAATTTACTATTCCGTTAATTTACGAAGAATACATTGTTGAGAATAATGCAGTCAATGAAGAAAGCCTGAATAAAAACGCTGATGCCAAAATTATTTTGGTGGCTGAAGATGATAATATCAATTTCTTATTATTAAAAACAATATTAGAATTAAAGGGACACACCGTTTTAAGAGCAAGGAATGGTCAGGAAGTAGTAGATATCAGCAGATCAAATTCAGCAATAGATTTGATTTTTATGGATATTAAAATGCCTGTTCTGGATGGTTATGAAGCTTTTGAAATGATTAAAAAAGATAATCCAGATTTAATTGTAATTGCTCAAACCGCTCATTCTTCATCTGAAGTGAAAGAAAGAATAATGAAAGCTGGGTTTTCCGGCTATATTACAAAACCTTTGGATAAAGAAAAAATCTATGAAATAATTATCAAAGTATTTCAAAACAATGTTACTGGTTAG
- a CDS encoding GNAT family N-acetyltransferase codes for MTRKANIQDLDQLTNLFDQYVVFYKGPSNYEKHHAFLKERLENNEATVFVASDDENPDKIIGFALIYVTFSSLALNKIVILNDLFVDPSARKKGIGEKLISQTEAFAKELGSHTIRLRTAKSNNVAQKLYHKMGFVREDYLYSYDLTVS; via the coding sequence ATGACACGAAAAGCTAACATTCAAGACTTAGATCAATTAACAAATCTATTTGATCAATATGTTGTTTTTTACAAAGGTCCTTCCAACTATGAAAAACACCATGCCTTTCTAAAGGAAAGATTAGAAAATAATGAGGCCACTGTTTTTGTTGCCAGTGATGATGAAAATCCTGATAAAATTATTGGTTTTGCGCTCATATATGTCACTTTTTCTTCTTTGGCACTCAACAAAATAGTAATCCTAAACGATCTTTTTGTAGATCCTTCGGCACGAAAAAAAGGGATAGGTGAAAAATTAATTTCACAAACGGAAGCATTTGCTAAAGAGCTAGGTTCTCATACCATCCGTTTAAGAACAGCTAAAAGCAATAATGTAGCCCAAAAATTATATCATAAAATGGGCTTTGTAAGAGAAGACTATCTTTACAGCTATGATCTTACCGTCTCATAA